The DNA sequence ATCTCGGCGAGTTTTTGGCGAGTTTTTAGCGAATTTCTAGCGAAATAGAGGTTTCTAGCACATATTGTTGACAATAATGTTGCAAAAATGCATAATAGTGGTGTACTTAAATTTAATTTAGTTTGGAGTAAAAAATATGGCTACAAATAAAAAAAGAATTACGGTCAGTCTAACCGAAGACCAATATTCTACTTTGGAGAAGCTTGCCAAAGAAAAAGGTTTTTCTAAGTCTGCAATTCTAGCTTTAGCTTTAGAAGATTATTCAAGAAAGGAATTAGAACAAAAAAAATAAGCGAAAACTCGGCTTGGGCAAGACGAAAGTTTCCGCTAAACATTGTTGTTCTAACAAGGTTATTCTACCATTATGGCAAAAGACAAATCAAGATACTTCACCTTTTTGTTATATCCCGAATCTATTCCAGAAGATTGGAAGTCGAAATTGGAATTAATTGGTGTTCCAATTGCTGTTAGTCCATTGCATGATAAAGATAAAAGTACTGTGCCAGGACAAGATTTTAAAAAACCACATTATCATGTTGTCTATGTGGCTAAAAATCCAGTTACTGCAGATAGTGTTCGATACAAAATTAAACAACTTCTAGGCGATCAGAGCATTGCTAAAGTGCAAATAGTCATAAGAAGTATGACAAGTATGTATTTATACCTTACTCATGAGTCCAAAGACGCTATTGAGAAGAAAAAGCATAAATATAATAAACAAGATATTACGTTAATTAATAATTTTGATATTGATAGATATATATCGCTTGATGTGGAAGACAAGGACGATATGTTGAATACTGTATGTGATTTGATTGATGAGTATGGAATAGCTAATATCCGTGAACTAAAGCGCTTTGTTCGAGCTCATGGTAATGAACATGGTCTGCCTAGTATGAAAATAATTAACTCTGTTTTGCGGGCACATACTGCTTTAATAAGGCTCTATTTTGACGCAGTTTACCAAGAGCGGAGATATGGCAGGGGAAACATAGATAAAGAAACAGGCGAAATATTGAACGGTAAGGAGATTAGAGATGAAAAATAAAATCTTGTGTTTGAAAACTGACTGTATTTCAGTCAGTTTTTTTGTGCTTAAGCTGACATCAGCTTGCCTCGCTCGGGTAGAGTTCTGCATGAAATGCGCTTGCTATGCAATAGCCCGCCGGAGGTTTTCCTAGCCGGATAATAGGCGCAGAAAAATAGCAATTCTCCCAGTAGGAAGGGAGAACGCTACTACCTCGTAGAGCCCACACTTTACCTTGTAAAGTATAGTGGGTTATACTTTACTTGGAAGATGTTCCGAATTTGATATTTATTTTTAAGGCGGTTAATTATATGAGTGAAAAAATTTTATCAATTGTTGCAGCTGTTAGTTTAGGGGTTTTTGGGATATTACTTAGCTATCTTGCATTAACTCTTAACGAAAAAAAGTTGAAGAATATCATAGATGATCCTAATGGTTCTGAATATGATTTTATTATTTTGATAATTTTGGGATTGTCGTGGATTGGTCAAAAAATTAATTTTGGAAAAATAACAGGGGTAAAGGTAATTACATTTGTTGTAGGCATAATATGTATTGTGCTTTCTGGCGTATATATATTTGCTTATA is a window from the Leuconostoc kimchii IMSNU 11154 genome containing:
- a CDS encoding ribbon-helix-helix protein, CopG family, whose protein sequence is MATNKKRITVSLTEDQYSTLEKLAKEKGFSKSAILALALEDYSRKELEQKK
- a CDS encoding replication protein, yielding MAKDKSRYFTFLLYPESIPEDWKSKLELIGVPIAVSPLHDKDKSTVPGQDFKKPHYHVVYVAKNPVTADSVRYKIKQLLGDQSIAKVQIVIRSMTSMYLYLTHESKDAIEKKKHKYNKQDITLINNFDIDRYISLDVEDKDDMLNTVCDLIDEYGIANIRELKRFVRAHGNEHGLPSMKIINSVLRAHTALIRLYFDAVYQERRYGRGNIDKETGEILNGKEIRDEK